In the genome of Sphingomonas alpina, the window GCGCGCGAACAGTTCGGTGATTGCCGGGGCTCGGCCAGTGCTTGAAAAAGTCAGGCCGAACTTGACCGCCTGGGCCGGCGAATACAGCGCGCCGATCGCGCCGCTGACCGGCGTGAATTCCGAACTGGTGAAGATGTTCGATGCCGGCGTGCCGTCGGCATGGATATGTTCGACCCGGCCGCTCGCCTGCAGCTTGAGGGCATCTGACAGCGGCATTTCGGTGAACAGGAACGCCGCTTCGCTCTGCGTCGTGGTTGGGAACAGATAGCTTCTGTCCGCCCCCAGCGCCTGGAATTTGCGACGCTGCACCTCGACGCCCAGCGCGGTGTTGCTCAGCGGGCCGATCGGCCCGAACAGCAATTCGGCACGGCCATCCAGTTCCTTGTTCTTGAAGGTCGCCTCGATCGTGCCGTCGGGATCGTCCTCGTCATGCTTATAATTTGCATAGCTCGTATCGATGTTGAGCGTGTGAAGCACGCCCGACCCCAGGTCGAACGACGCGCGGCCCAGAATCTTGGTCTGGCGCATGTCGATATAGGTCGTGTCGCTGGGGATGCCGTATTTGGCGTCATATTGCGTGACCGCCACGCCAATCCGGCTTTTCGATTCCGGCCCGAAGAAATAGGATCCGCCAAGCGCCCCGCCATGACCGCGGAAGAAGGAGTTGGCCTGTGTGCCCAGCGGCGTGTCGTAGTCATCGGCATGGCGATAAAAGCCATCGGCGTGCAGCACGAAGTTGCCGAGCTTCGCATCCGCCAGGCCGGAGGTTTCCGCGGTATTGGCGGCGGTTCCGAAGCTTCCGTTCAATTCGCCCGACAGCGCCTCGGTCGGCAGCAAGGTCGGCACGCGATTGTTGATCGCGTTGACCACGCCGCCAATCGCCTGGCTGCCATAGCGCAAGGTCCCGGCACCGCGTACGACCTCGATACTCTGCGCCGACAGGGGGTCGATCGGCATGCCGTGATCGGGGCCGATGTCCGACACGTCGGAACTGCTGACGCCGTTTTCCAGGATGCGCACCCGGGTCGCGTCCATGCCGCGGATGATCGGGCGCGACGCGCCGGCGGCGAAGCCGGTCGCGGAAATGCCGGGCACGCTCGCCAGCGAATCGGCAAGACTGGAACCCCCCGCTGCCAGGATCTCGTTGCGGTCGACCTTGACTGCAATGGCGGCCGTGTCGTCGCGTGATACGGCAAAGGGCGATGCGGTGATGATGATGTCGCCCTTGTTCGCTGCTGGCTCGGGGCGGCCCCGCGCCTCAGCACCAGACGGCGGAGTGGTCGAAGCCTGAGGATCGGTCTGCGCCTGGGCACAGGCGGGCAGGAGCGCGGCAAGCGCCGCGCCCGTCAGAAATACGTTTCGCATTTTGAAAAACTCCATGAACCTTTGCGGACGCCGGCCGAGGCCGGCATCCGGTGCGAGGGACCTCAAGGGTCCCGTCGAAATCAGATCAAAGGCTGGAGAGGTGGTGCACGACTGCGCCAATGATGGGCTGGCTCACCATCGATCGATTGCGGCTTTTCCTCGGCGCCGTACCAGAAAGCATGAGCGACCGGCTCGACCAGGATGATCGACGCGCCGAGCGTATAAACGCCGGCGGCATCGATTTCGTCGCAGAGCGGGCAATTGTCCGGCGCAAGCGGAGACCGATGTTCGCCGGAGGAATGCCCTGCCTGTTCGGTGAACCCAAACGAGGGCGCTACGGGCGCGTGGACATGCGACTGCAGGACAACGCTTTGCCACGACAGGGCGACCAGCAACGCGGTGAGCCAGACCATGCGCAGCCAGTCGCCCCGCCCATTGGACGCACTGCGTCGGTGCGGGGTGGTTAGCCGAAATGGCCGGTGCATTCGCATTCAGTGGAACGTGACAGTCATTTCGCTACAGTCAAGATATGTTGTAACATCTTGCCGGTCAACGCTCGACTTGTATCGCATCAAATTCGATTGGCGCCGTTCGGCTCAACCAGCCCCATGGGGCCCGCCGGGCCTGCCGAACCACCGCGACGCTGCCTCGGCCGCTTCCTCAGGATCTGGAGCCGCCTCACCGGCCCAGGCAACCACGCCATCGGGGCGTACGAGCACTGCGCTGATGCCCAGGCGATCCCTGACGTCGCTTGCGATATAGGTAATCCGACCACCCCAGCGGCTCGCCAGCATTTGAAGCGGGGGACGGGCGTCGAAGTCGAGGAGCAGGCCTTTCCCTTCCCCGAGTTGCTCACCCAGTCTCGTCCCATTGACCAGTTCGAAGTCGGGAACACTGCGCCCCACCAGCGGATGGTCGCCGCCAAGATCGTAGCGGAGCGAAACACCCCATACGCGTTCGGCGAAATAGGTCGCGCCATCGCGCGTGTCGATCAGATCACGAAGGATGGCTTCAAGTGCACGCGTACCCGGGCTTGGCCGCATGAGCGCGACCTGCGCGCGCGACCAGTCGAGAATCTGCGCGCCCACCGGATGCCGCTCGCAGGTATAGCTTTCAAGCAGCCCATCCGGCGCATCGCCGCGGATGGTGGACGCCAGCTTCCACCCCAGATTCATCGCGTCGCCAAGGCCGAGATTGAGGCCCTGGCCACCCAAGGGAGAATGGATGTGCGCGGCATCGCCCGCGAGGAGCACTCGCCCCCGACGATACGCTGTCGCGTGAAAGGCGCGATCCGTCCAGGTCGTCGCAAGCTCAAGGGCGGTCACCGTCACATCGGTGCAGGAGATATGGCGCAGCACCGCCTGAATATGATCGACCGTGATCGGCTGGGTCCGGTGATACGCACCCCCGTCGAAATCGACCATCGCGATGATGCCGGGCTTTTGGTATGTATACATGCCCGTCGGGGTGTAGTGGCGCCCCGGCTTGAGCTGGTCGGGGTCCGCCATTTCGATTTGAACGGAATAGCCGGTGAATTCGGGATCGGTGCCGACAAACTCAAAGCCGCCGGCCTTGCGCACCGTGCTTCGCCCACCGTCGCAACCGACGAGCCATTGTCCACGAAAAACCTCGCCGCCGGCCCGAACGGTCACGTCCTTTTCCGACGGGTCGAAGCCATCGAGACCGAGGCCACGCCGGACCTCCACACCCATCGCGATTGCACGAGCGGCGAGGACGGATTCGAAATGCTCCATCTCGACCGCCAAGCTGGTGCCGGCCGGACCGGGCAGGCGATACGGCCATTTCGACGTGTCGATACTATCCAGATAGAATTGGATCCCGGCGAAATGGCCGCCCGGGCGGCGTGACTGCTGCATCCAGTGCGCGGCATTCGCAGCGTTGCGGCCCTCGGCCTCGCGTTTTACGGCTTGCGGCGCGGCGATGTCCTTCAACAGCCCGCGACGATAAAAGGCCTCAATGGTGGGCGCGGAAAGACCGCGCATGCCGAACGGAAGGCGCTTGAGGGGAGAGCGCGGGTCATCGGCCTGCTCCAGCACCAGCACGGAGAGCCCTGCAAGGCGCAGCTCACAGGCAAGAAACAAGCCGACGGGGCCGGCACCGGCAATCACCACATCATAGATCAAGGCAAATTCCTCCAGTGTCCCGGCCCGACATATGGTGTCGGCATCCAAACGGGCTCGACTGGCTTGTGCAACGAGAATAAGGGCAAACGCCGGTGGCGTCATTCCGAAGTTCCGACAGAATATTATTCATTTCCGCCAAAACAATGCCCCGAGGCAGAGGCAAGCATGCCGATTTTAAGCGATCCATCCGCCGGGACCGACCGGTTCGATCCGGATGAAATACACCGCCCGATCGTAACGGTCGGCATCGCGATCGCGGAAGTTCGCAAGATCGAAATCGACTTCCATCGTCACCGAAAGGGCCAGTTCCTGCTGGTGCAGCAAGGAGCGCTCAGTTGCGAGGTCGAAGAAGGGCTGTGGATCGTACCGCCACGCAGCGCCATCTGGATCCCCGGTGGTGCGCTGCATGCCGTCAAAACGACCGGAGCACTGGAAGGCTATAACGCCTTTGTCGATCCGGATTTCTGCGCGCGCTTGCCCAAGCTCTGCTGCGCCGTCTCGGTTTCGCCGCTGCTGCGCGAGCTTCTGATCCGCTCGGCAAGGCTGCCTCCGCTTTATGAAGAGGGTGGCGCGGAGTCCCGGCTGGTGATGGTCCTGCTCGACGAGATCGCGTCGGCGCGGGCGGAGGATCTCCACCTGCCGATGCCATCCGACCAGCGCCTCCGCAGGATCGTCGAGTTGATGATCGACTGTCCGGCGGATCGAGGAACGATGGACGTCTGGGCAGGGCGCGCGGGGTTGAGCGAGCGTAGCCTGGCGCGACTGATCGCGCGTGAGACGGGTATGAGTTTCAGCCGCTGGCGTCAGCAACTCGGCGTCATGCTCGCTGTAAAATGGTTGGCCGGGGGTGCTTCGATCAAGCAAGTGGCAAGCGATCTCGGCTATGAAAGCCTGCCCAGCTTCGTGACCATGTTTCGCAAGGCGATCGGCGTGTCGCCAGGACGCTACATGGCCGAACGGCACACCGTCCGATGATGGAATGCCTTGGCCGAAGGACTGGCGACGAGGACAGCCTGCGGCGAAGCACCTTCGTTATGGGATGGCGTTATAGGCTGGCGTTACAGGCTGGCGGTCACGCCTGGACGTTCATTGTCCCAGATCATGCTGATGACACGCCAACCATTTTCGTCCTTGTAGAGCTGGATCGAGTTGATGCCGCGCCGATCCAGATCGCCGGCATCAAGCGCGCGCCGCGCCTCGTAGATGCTCCACACATGGGCGATGTTGCCGAAGATGTTGATCCGCCGCGCGGTTTCGATCTCGTAGAAATCATTCTCGGCAAAGAATGGGGTCGTGTCGGCGGCGTAAGCCTCCGGATCCATGATCTTGATCGCCGGCTTGCCGTCGGCGTCGATCCAGGTGCGCATCTGCCGGCTGTCCTCGTGGAAGGTCGCCTTTTGCCGCGACCAGTCGCGTGGGCCGGCGGGTCCGGACACGGTGTCGTAAAGCTCATCCAGCACCTTGCCGATCTCGATCTCGTCAGCCGCCATCCGCGAACCCTCCTCGCCGCCAAACTCCGCAAGTTTAGCGAATTGTGGGGGAGGCTGTCGATCGGAAGCAATTGCTTTTTCAGCGGGCACCGGACGATCCTCCGCACCCTGCACAATTCCATAAGATTTTGGCGGAAAACCGCCGCATTCTGCCTTGCAGATGTCACAGAGCGCGTCTATCGCTTGCGAATAAGTCGCAAAAAGCGAGTCAGGCGAAGGGGACAGTTGAGAAGGCACCCCCATGCGTTTCGCCCCCGCCCCCTCCGCCGTCTGGACCATCATCGAAGGCGCACGGAGCTGGCGTATCGCGCGCGATACCGGGGACCCGGTGCAGGTCAGCTTGTATCAGCGGCTCGAAGCCTTGGGGGCCGGCCTTCTGGCACCAGTGCTCGACAGTGTGATGATGCTGTTCGAGGCCCGGTTCGAGCGGCGCTTTCAAGCCGGCGGTCCCTCGGATGTCGCCTTCACGCTCGACGAACGCCATCTGCTCGACATGCTGGAAGATGACGACGCGGTGCCACCGGCCGACCAATTCCACCCGGACCTGGCCAAAATGATGCGGATCGCACTGCGGTCGATGCGGATCATGCTGCTGTCGGTCGCGAGCGAGGCGGCAAATGTCGTCATGCCATTCCCCTCACCGCCCCGTCCGGCATAACGTTGAACAGCGCCCCGCGCCTGGACATGGCGGCCGCCGGGTTGTCCCGCTCCCGATAACAGCAAGCTCAGGATAAAACCGTCAGGCAAACGCGTTTTCAAGGCGTTGCCCCATTGGCCCGGCGGAGCAAGGGGTCGAATTGCCGAACAGCGCAACGATGCGCTCCAGCATTACCCCCGGTGTCCTCGATCACCTCCTGCGAGCGCGATCGACAAACACCGACATCGCATCTGATAACGAAAGCCACTAGGCAGGGCAGGCAGTCTGCCATCATCGTGCAGGCGCATTTCATCACCAGGCACGCGCAACTGCCAGGCCATCCAGGAGCTCTACATGCCGATCACCATGGCCATATCGCGCCCCGTCATTGCCTGTGTCGCAGCGATGCTCGCAGTCGCACCCGTCATGGCCCTGGCGGAGACACCGCGCGAATTATTGTCCGTGGCGGCCTTTCAGACCACCGACAAGGCCAAGGCCCTGGCGCTGATCGGGCGAGCGATCGCCGACTCGGACCGGATATTGGCCGCCCGCCCCGGCGATCATGAGGCGACGCTTCAGCGCGGCGTGGCGATCGGTTACCGCGCCAAGCTCACGCGAAGCCGGTCCGACGCACGCGCCTCGCTGGCGATATTCGAAGCATTGGCCGCACGCGATCCCCGGGATCCCGAGGCGCAAATGGTCATTGCCGGCTGGCATCTCGATGCGATCGACCAGTTGGGCGGCTTCATGGCCCGGACGATGCTGGGCGCCAAGGCGCAGGCAGGTGACGCGGCGCTGGCCCGCGCCGTTGCGCTTGGCGGGCAGGGCGCATTCTTTCCAGGACTGGCGGCGATGATGCGGATACGTTCCGACAGCAGCGCTGTCGCTGAAGCGCGCAAGCTGGCAGAAGCGGCGACCCGCGCCGCCACGCCCACCCCCTCGATATCCTGATGAAGCGCAGTGCCGTGGCGATCCTGCCGGCGCTGCGCGCCAATAACGGCAAGGCGGCGGCGACGCTGGCGCGAAAACTGCTGCCCTTTGGAAGAATGACGGGCTGAGCCATGCTCCTGCCTCGCCTCCTCCCTGCTCATCCGCTATCCATCTCCGCATGATCAAGACACTCATGGTTGCGGCCCGGGATCGCAATCGCCTCGCGGAGATCATCGGCATCGCCACGCGCTATGGGCTCGATGTCCTGCTCGTGCGGCTCGGGCTTGAGGCGAAGGCGCGCGAGGTCGAGGGTGCAATCGACGCCGACACCCTGCCCCATCGCACCCGGCTCGCGCTGGAGGCGCTTGGCCCGACCTTCGTGAAGCTGGGGCAGATCCTTGCCACACGTGCCGATCTGCTACCGCCGCAATGGATCGAGGAGCTTGAGCATCTGCACAGCCGCGCCCCGACCCTGCCCTTCGAAACGCTTCGGGCGGAGGTCGAGGCAGCACTCGGCCAGCCGCCGGAAACCGCCTTTGCCAGCTTCGACGCCACCCCGCTGGCCGCCGCCTCGATGGCGCAGGTTCACCGGGCGACGCTTGCCGACGGGCGCCCGGTGGTGCTCAAGATTCGGCGCCCCGGCATCCGGCCGGTCATGGAAGCCGATCTCCGCCTGATCGCTCAGGTCGCGGTGATCGCAGAGAACACCAATGCCGAGGCACGCCGCTTCGCGCCGGTCGCGATGGTCAGGCAATTGACGCAAGCGGTGCTGGAAGAGCTGGATTTCAGCAATGAAGGCCGGAATGCCGACCGGCTGCGTGACGATTTTTCCGGCAACGACCGACTCGTCATTCCAGAAATCCATTGGGAATGGACCTCCGAGACACTGCTCGTCATGGACTATATCGATGGCGTACCGCCCCGCGACGGCGAGACGCTGCGTGCCGCCGGGATCGACCCGGCCGAGATCGCCGGCCTGAGTGCCGACGTGGTACTCGACATGGTGCTGATCAACGGCCGCTTCCATGCTGATCCGCATCCGGGCAATCTGCTTTGCCTTCCCGGCAATCGCCTTGCCCTGCTCGACATGGGCATGATCGGCCATGTCAGCCCGCGCCGGCGCGAGGAGTTTCTGAGTTTCGTCCAATCGCTGACCTCCGGTGATCCGGCCGCGCTGGCGGACACGCTGATGATCTGGTCGAAAGACAGCGGCGTGCCGCGCGAACGTATCCTGGTCGCGGCGGAACAGCTTGTCGCGCGCCATGGCGGCCAGCGCCTGATCCTCAGCGCGATGGTGGCCGATTTCCTGCCGCTGCTGCGCAAGGAGGGGCTGGTGATGCCGCCCGACCTGTTGCTGATCTTCAAAGCGCTGGTCACGGTCGATGGCGTGCTGACCGGCATCCAGCCCGGCTTCGATCTCTCGGCGGCGATGCGCCGCTCCTATATGCGGATCATTACCGCCCGCCTGTCACCGGGGAACTGGGGCCCGGCACTTGGCGCCGTGCTTTGGGAACTCGCCAGGATCGGCGATGACGCCCCGCGCCTGCTGCGCGCCGCCGTCCAGAAACTTGAGGGCGGTTCGGCGAACGCCGGCACGAGCGGGCAGGATGTTGCCGAGGCGATTGCCGCAAGCGGACGATGGATCGGAAGAGCGATCCTGCTGGCAGGTGCGGCGATCGGGTTTGGACTGATCATTGCCGCCTGGCTGCGATGACAAGGTGAGGTGCAGGACAACCCAGCGCTGATAATGTTGCGATTGCTTATGTCGATTGATCTGTCGTTGAGCCCCGTACACTCTGCCCGGCACCGGCAGCACTCT includes:
- a CDS encoding TonB-dependent receptor, which gives rise to MRNVFLTGAALAALLPACAQAQTDPQASTTPPSGAEARGRPEPAANKGDIIITASPFAVSRDDTAAIAVKVDRNEILAAGGSSLADSLASVPGISATGFAAGASRPIIRGMDATRVRILENGVSSSDVSDIGPDHGMPIDPLSAQSIEVVRGAGTLRYGSQAIGGVVNAINNRVPTLLPTEALSGELNGSFGTAANTAETSGLADAKLGNFVLHADGFYRHADDYDTPLGTQANSFFRGHGGALGGSYFFGPESKSRIGVAVTQYDAKYGIPSDTTYIDMRQTKILGRASFDLGSGVLHTLNIDTSYANYKHDEDDPDGTIEATFKNKELDGRAELLFGPIGPLSNTALGVEVQRRKFQALGADRSYLFPTTTQSEAAFLFTEMPLSDALKLQASGRVEHIHADGTPASNIFTSSEFTPVSGAIGALYSPAQAVKFGLTFSSTGRAPAITELFARGGHDGPDTFETGDPRLRIERANSLEGSVRVNSGRFKFEGSVYSTWFKNYIYGNLTGRTCDDDGVCSLDPDGELKELNYLQQGAHFRGLEGIASYQLLKTESGGLEVKAQGDYVRATLDDGSNVPRIPPYRYGGGLSWTSSKLDAGFLFLHSARQDNFGAFDTSTPGFNSLNAQVALHPFKDHPGIEFAVVGQNLTNDVQRDAAALNKDVVVMPGRNIRFVLRLATF
- a CDS encoding FAD-dependent monooxygenase, which gives rise to MIYDVVIAGAGPVGLFLACELRLAGLSVLVLEQADDPRSPLKRLPFGMRGLSAPTIEAFYRRGLLKDIAAPQAVKREAEGRNAANAAHWMQQSRRPGGHFAGIQFYLDSIDTSKWPYRLPGPAGTSLAVEMEHFESVLAARAIAMGVEVRRGLGLDGFDPSEKDVTVRAGGEVFRGQWLVGCDGGRSTVRKAGGFEFVGTDPEFTGYSVQIEMADPDQLKPGRHYTPTGMYTYQKPGIIAMVDFDGGAYHRTQPITVDHIQAVLRHISCTDVTVTALELATTWTDRAFHATAYRRGRVLLAGDAAHIHSPLGGQGLNLGLGDAMNLGWKLASTIRGDAPDGLLESYTCERHPVGAQILDWSRAQVALMRPSPGTRALEAILRDLIDTRDGATYFAERVWGVSLRYDLGGDHPLVGRSVPDFELVNGTRLGEQLGEGKGLLLDFDARPPLQMLASRWGGRITYIASDVRDRLGISAVLVRPDGVVAWAGEAAPDPEEAAEAASRWFGRPGGPHGAG
- a CDS encoding AraC family transcriptional regulator, with the protein product MPILSDPSAGTDRFDPDEIHRPIVTVGIAIAEVRKIEIDFHRHRKGQFLLVQQGALSCEVEEGLWIVPPRSAIWIPGGALHAVKTTGALEGYNAFVDPDFCARLPKLCCAVSVSPLLRELLIRSARLPPLYEEGGAESRLVMVLLDEIASARAEDLHLPMPSDQRLRRIVELMIDCPADRGTMDVWAGRAGLSERSLARLIARETGMSFSRWRQQLGVMLAVKWLAGGASIKQVASDLGYESLPSFVTMFRKAIGVSPGRYMAERHTVR
- a CDS encoding ABC1 kinase family protein — its product is MIKTLMVAARDRNRLAEIIGIATRYGLDVLLVRLGLEAKAREVEGAIDADTLPHRTRLALEALGPTFVKLGQILATRADLLPPQWIEELEHLHSRAPTLPFETLRAEVEAALGQPPETAFASFDATPLAAASMAQVHRATLADGRPVVLKIRRPGIRPVMEADLRLIAQVAVIAENTNAEARRFAPVAMVRQLTQAVLEELDFSNEGRNADRLRDDFSGNDRLVIPEIHWEWTSETLLVMDYIDGVPPRDGETLRAAGIDPAEIAGLSADVVLDMVLINGRFHADPHPGNLLCLPGNRLALLDMGMIGHVSPRRREEFLSFVQSLTSGDPAALADTLMIWSKDSGVPRERILVAAEQLVARHGGQRLILSAMVADFLPLLRKEGLVMPPDLLLIFKALVTVDGVLTGIQPGFDLSAAMRRSYMRIITARLSPGNWGPALGAVLWELARIGDDAPRLLRAAVQKLEGGSANAGTSGQDVAEAIAASGRWIGRAILLAGAAIGFGLIIAAWLR